Proteins encoded together in one Alphaproteobacteria bacterium window:
- a CDS encoding exodeoxyribonuclease VII large subunit codes for MYSNYPRTQNSSIFSVSEISGLIKNTVEDSFSQVQIKGEISGLKIHSSGHIYFSLKDEYALINSVCFKNYAKLLKIQLEDGLEVILTGKITTYTARSNYQILVSKVELAGQGALMELYEKRKKALAAEGLFSSIHKKAIPKIPRKIAIITSETGAVFHDICHRITDRFPLDVMLYPSNVQGRGAEINLANAIAHLNEISDKADLIILARGGGSIEDLWCFNEEILVRAIFNSKIPIISAIGHETDTTLADYAADLRAPTPSAAAELATPDKNEIKQNLDNVEVRLKRALFILTDNLEQRLKYINILHPKESLKNKAHELNNLHNKLRYLFTQNINYIEQKLVRLRLGKDKLSANLKYQQNYLNNYSKSFTQAQNNLIESKTSKLQYISKLLESYSYKKTLARGFSVVRTAKGEVISSKENLSYPLNIEFKDGTVKIK; via the coding sequence ATGTATTCAAACTATCCTAGAACACAAAATTCCAGCATTTTTTCAGTAAGTGAAATCTCTGGCCTAATCAAAAATACTGTAGAAGATAGCTTTTCTCAAGTTCAGATTAAAGGCGAAATTTCTGGGCTAAAAATACATAGCTCAGGTCACATTTATTTTAGCTTAAAAGATGAATATGCCTTAATTAACTCTGTTTGTTTTAAAAATTATGCCAAACTGCTAAAAATTCAGCTAGAAGATGGTCTTGAAGTAATTCTAACGGGAAAAATCACTACCTACACCGCTAGATCAAATTATCAAATACTTGTCTCTAAAGTGGAATTAGCCGGGCAAGGAGCGCTAATGGAGCTGTATGAGAAAAGGAAAAAAGCATTAGCAGCTGAAGGTTTGTTTTCCTCCATTCACAAAAAAGCAATACCCAAAATCCCCAGAAAAATAGCTATTATAACCTCTGAAACAGGGGCTGTTTTTCATGATATTTGCCATAGAATAACAGATCGCTTTCCTCTGGATGTAATGCTTTACCCATCTAATGTTCAGGGACGAGGAGCAGAGATAAACCTCGCCAATGCTATAGCTCATTTAAATGAAATTAGCGATAAAGCCGATCTTATTATTTTAGCAAGGGGAGGGGGTAGCATAGAAGATCTGTGGTGTTTTAATGAAGAAATCTTAGTTAGAGCTATTTTCAACTCTAAAATTCCCATTATTTCTGCTATTGGCCACGAAACTGACACCACCCTTGCAGATTATGCCGCCGATCTAAGAGCGCCAACCCCATCCGCTGCCGCTGAACTTGCCACACCAGATAAAAACGAAATAAAACAAAATTTAGATAATGTGGAGGTTAGATTAAAAAGAGCACTTTTTATTTTAACTGACAATTTAGAGCAACGATTGAAATATATTAATATTTTACATCCAAAAGAAAGCTTAAAAAACAAAGCTCATGAGCTTAATAACTTGCACAATAAATTACGCTATCTATTCACACAAAATATAAATTATATAGAACAAAAATTGGTCCGTTTAAGATTAGGCAAAGATAAATTGAGTGCCAACTTGAAATATCAACAGAATTATTTAAATAACTATAGTAAAAGTTTTACTCAGGCGCAAAATAACCTCATAGAAAGTAAAACTAGCAAACTTCAATATATAAGCAAATTATTAGAGTCATATAGCTATAAGAAAACTTTAGCTAGAGGCTTTAGCGTAGTTAGAACAGCAAAGGGAGAGGTTATTAGTTCTAAGGAGAATTTAAGCTACCCTCTAAATATTGAGTTTAAAGATGGTACAGTCAAAATAAAGTAA
- the prmC gene encoding peptide chain release factor N(5)-glutamine methyltransferase: protein MNLKEALQQGQKLLKEALIDSYLIDAELLLLETCKVNKTTLYCNPELELSKQQYHDFLALIKLRQKHKPVSKIIGYKEFYSLNFRTNQHTLDPRPDTETLIDACKTLLSPKKQYSFLEIGTGTGCIIITLLKIFNVSRGTSRDISQEALKIAALNSQDHHLEDRLILEENSMFDGLKLKYDLIISNPPYIKKAQLDLLAPEVKNFDPHLALYGGIDGLDYYKIIAMEAKTHLTPKGVILLEIGYDQANEVKELFKQEEYSLIEQYKDLAGHIRCLAFSAKT from the coding sequence ATGAATCTCAAAGAAGCTCTACAGCAAGGACAAAAATTATTAAAGGAAGCGTTAATAGACAGCTATCTAATTGATGCTGAGTTATTATTGCTAGAAACATGCAAGGTCAATAAAACCACCTTATATTGCAATCCTGAACTTGAGCTTAGCAAGCAACAATATCATGATTTTCTAGCCTTAATTAAATTAAGGCAAAAACATAAGCCCGTCAGTAAAATTATAGGTTATAAGGAATTTTACAGCTTAAATTTTCGCACTAATCAACATACTTTAGACCCAAGACCAGACACTGAAACCCTTATTGACGCCTGTAAAACACTGCTTAGTCCAAAAAAACAATATTCGTTTCTAGAAATAGGTACGGGTACAGGCTGTATAATTATAACTTTATTAAAGATTTTCAATGTTTCACGTGGAACATCTCGAGATATTTCGCAAGAAGCATTAAAAATAGCCGCCTTAAATAGCCAAGATCACCATTTAGAAGATAGATTAATATTAGAAGAGAATAGTATGTTTGATGGTTTAAAGCTCAAATATGATCTGATTATATCTAATCCACCCTATATAAAAAAAGCCCAGCTTGATTTACTCGCACCAGAAGTAAAAAACTTTGACCCACATCTCGCTTTATATGGTGGTATAGACGGTCTAGATTACTATAAAATCATTGCAATGGAAGCTAAAACACACTTAACTCCCAAAGGCGTAATTTTGCTTGAAATTGGTTACGATCAGGCAAATGAGGTAAAAGAGCTTTTTAAACAGGAGGAATACTCTCTAATAGAGCAATATAAAGATCTAGCAGGTCACATTCGCTGTTTAGCCTTTAGCGCCAAAACTTAG
- a CDS encoding prephenate dehydrogenase translates to MPLTKPYEKISIIGAGLMGGSLAYALVEKQLAKKLVILARTKEAIAEIQNKAAHITINYEDLTDSDLIFIATPLSTYEEIFKKLENLTLKKEVIISDVGSVKNKVKILAKEHMQSWNFVATHPIAGSERSGTGVLVKDLYQNKKIIITEKQHKQSMEVARIWEEIGGKIEYMEANSHDQIYAYVSHLVQNIAFNLNYLFHHSRKDLAELNKDYNNESFSKFTRLYFSNKRMWQDIFFFNQEHLQKALAEAQEELQRLVVNFDQLIRAKKNQEISKLTVKDLDFFLASLVANLVKEVVANKIANYQEYAGSGFDDFVSIIKDQKRDLSDLASGDLGYLRDRLANLLNYLY, encoded by the coding sequence ATGCCATTAACAAAACCATATGAAAAAATTTCTATAATAGGTGCAGGTTTAATGGGTGGTTCACTTGCATATGCGTTAGTAGAAAAGCAGCTTGCTAAAAAACTGGTAATTTTAGCTAGAACCAAAGAAGCTATAGCAGAAATTCAAAATAAAGCTGCGCATATAACCATTAACTATGAAGATCTTACAGATTCAGATCTTATATTTATAGCAACGCCATTATCAACTTATGAAGAAATTTTTAAGAAATTAGAAAATTTAACTTTAAAAAAAGAAGTAATAATTTCGGATGTAGGCTCAGTAAAAAACAAGGTTAAAATTCTGGCAAAAGAGCATATGCAGAGCTGGAATTTTGTGGCTACTCATCCTATTGCTGGTTCTGAGCGCTCTGGAACTGGGGTTTTGGTTAAAGACTTATACCAAAATAAAAAAATTATAATAACTGAAAAGCAACATAAACAATCCATGGAGGTTGCAAGAATTTGGGAGGAGATAGGTGGCAAAATAGAATATATGGAGGCAAATTCACATGATCAAATATACGCTTATGTTTCGCATCTGGTGCAAAATATAGCCTTTAATCTTAACTACTTGTTTCATCATAGCAGAAAAGATTTGGCTGAGCTAAATAAAGACTATAATAATGAATCTTTTAGCAAGTTCACACGCTTATATTTTTCAAATAAAAGAATGTGGCAAGACATCTTTTTTTTCAACCAAGAGCATCTTCAGAAAGCTTTAGCTGAAGCCCAAGAGGAGCTACAAAGGCTGGTAGTTAATTTTGACCAATTAATTAGAGCGAAAAAAAACCAGGAAATAAGCAAGCTGACAGTAAAAGATTTAGATTTCTTCTTGGCAAGTTTAGTGGCAAATTTAGTTAAAGAAGTTGTCGCAAATAAAATAGCTAATTATCAAGAATATGCGGGCAGCGGTTTTGATGATTTTGTTAGTATAATTAAAGACCAGAAGCGGGATTTAAGCGATTTAGCTAGTGGAGATCTAGGCTATTTGCGTGATAGGTTGGCAAATTTGCTTAATTATTTATATTAA
- a CDS encoding alpha/beta hydrolase: MKISLFFILIYCSLCLAVFLFQRKLEYIPTGTLLEPQQYDFNEAQSQMFKSYDGLKLTYWYAGNQNNEADIILYFHGNAGNLGGRADKLKYIKRNSSFSLAALSYRGYAASEGSPSERAFQLDAEMFLKKILAKGYKLENIILYGESLGSAMAIKLASKYKVKAVFLEAPFWSASEVAKQTYWFLPVELLMIDKYESHKYLAKFSVPIYMIHGTKDSVTPIEHSRKIYATLPENLLKTKKEIIGADHLEFELDYLNNELHNFINEVNINN, from the coding sequence ATGAAAATATCACTTTTTTTCATATTAATTTATTGTAGTTTATGTTTAGCGGTTTTTCTGTTTCAAAGAAAATTAGAATATATACCAACTGGCACTTTGTTAGAACCCCAACAATATGATTTTAACGAGGCGCAAAGCCAGATGTTTAAATCTTATGACGGATTAAAGCTAACTTATTGGTATGCTGGCAACCAAAACAATGAAGCTGATATCATCTTATATTTTCATGGTAATGCAGGAAATTTAGGTGGTAGGGCAGATAAACTCAAATATATAAAGCGTAATAGTAGCTTTTCATTAGCTGCACTATCTTACAGAGGTTATGCCGCAAGTGAAGGCAGCCCCTCTGAAAGAGCCTTCCAACTAGATGCTGAAATGTTTTTAAAAAAAATCTTAGCTAAAGGTTATAAATTAGAAAATATAATTTTATATGGTGAGTCTTTGGGTAGCGCAATGGCAATAAAACTAGCTAGCAAATATAAGGTTAAAGCAGTTTTTTTAGAGGCGCCTTTTTGGTCTGCAAGCGAGGTGGCCAAGCAAACTTACTGGTTTTTACCAGTTGAATTACTCATGATAGATAAATATGAATCTCACAAATATTTGGCTAAATTCTCTGTCCCTATCTATATGATTCATGGCACTAAAGATAGTGTCACACCCATTGAGCATTCTAGAAAAATATATGCAACTCTACCAGAAAATCTTCTTAAAACAAAGAAGGAAATCATTGGTGCAGACCACCTAGAATTTGAGCTAGACTATCTTAATAATGAGCTACACAATTTTATTAATGAAGTTAATATAAATAATTAA
- a CDS encoding YihY/virulence factor BrkB family protein — translation MLTIKIKYIFNIFTNALRKSFFDTIKHDGIEHAGYLSFLGILSLFPFLVFLVSLLGQIGDTELGFEFTNLLLANIPKEVSVALEPRINEIISGPPQSLLTIAVLGAIWTASGTVEGLRTIFNRAYRVSTPPSYILRRLTSIAQFILITFLIITAMFIIILIPIILERLIIFKSVISLYGILEHALKLRFLFSTIIIFSAVSFIYYVIPNVKQKLINICPGAILVAVLWSIIGSAFSFYLQNFDQVNLIYGSLASLIIALLFFYIIAMILIFGAEFNFAIEKQTGFKFIEKIEQAK, via the coding sequence ATGCTAACTATTAAAATTAAATATATTTTTAATATTTTTACAAATGCTTTAAGGAAGTCTTTCTTTGATACCATTAAGCATGATGGCATAGAGCATGCTGGTTATTTATCTTTTCTGGGGATTTTATCCCTCTTTCCCTTCTTGGTTTTTTTAGTTTCTCTTTTAGGCCAAATTGGCGACACTGAGCTTGGCTTTGAATTTACCAATCTTTTACTTGCAAATATACCTAAAGAAGTGTCTGTGGCATTGGAACCACGCATAAATGAGATTATATCAGGCCCACCACAAAGCTTACTGACTATTGCTGTTTTAGGAGCAATATGGACCGCATCTGGAACGGTAGAAGGTCTTAGAACTATTTTTAATCGCGCTTATAGGGTTTCAACACCACCATCTTATATTTTAAGAAGATTAACTAGTATTGCGCAATTTATTCTTATCACTTTTTTAATTATAACAGCCATGTTTATAATCATATTAATACCCATAATTTTAGAAAGGCTAATTATATTTAAGAGCGTTATCTCTTTATATGGAATATTAGAACATGCCTTAAAATTACGCTTTCTTTTTAGTACTATCATTATTTTCTCTGCTGTATCTTTTATTTATTATGTTATACCAAATGTTAAACAAAAATTAATAAACATATGCCCTGGCGCTATATTAGTTGCTGTATTATGGTCTATTATTGGTAGCGCTTTCTCATTTTATTTGCAGAATTTTGATCAAGTAAATTTAATATATGGTTCATTAGCAAGCTTAATTATAGCATTATTATTTTTTTATATTATAGCCATGATTCTAATTTTTGGCGCTGAATTTAACTTCGCTATAGAAAAGCAGACTGGTTTTAAATTTATAGAAAAAATTGAGCAAGCAAAGTAA
- a CDS encoding LD-carboxypeptidase, producing the protein MKPINLGVAYPACNLPDNDFLLAKEKLQNYAINLEKSTHAEDIKQIPYRYSPKNRAKEIESLFLDKNIHAIICARGGYGVQHILKYLNFDIIKNNPKPFIGYSDISILLNEISKRTSLVTQHGPMVKELAQINDDNFFQQLKLNILNNFNSPAKLNFDNCETIKEGVAEGILVGGNLSSLVASTATPYEINFKNKILFLEDTDEEYYHIDRLLTNLCDSKKIYDSSAIIFGDFNLMECKKLHYNISLKELILSILTAYKKPILWGLPVGHQNYKNYLPIGRKINLSLTKNKKEISFL; encoded by the coding sequence GTGAAGCCGATAAATCTAGGAGTAGCTTATCCAGCTTGCAACTTACCTGACAATGATTTTTTATTAGCAAAAGAAAAGCTACAAAATTATGCTATCAACTTGGAAAAAAGCACTCATGCAGAAGATATCAAGCAGATACCTTACAGATATAGCCCCAAAAATAGAGCAAAGGAAATTGAATCTTTATTTCTAGATAAAAACATACACGCCATTATCTGCGCAAGAGGCGGCTATGGAGTGCAACATATATTGAAATATTTGAATTTTGACATTATCAAAAATAACCCCAAGCCATTTATTGGTTATAGTGACATTTCTATCTTACTAAATGAAATCTCTAAAAGAACCTCTCTTGTTACTCAGCACGGGCCTATGGTAAAGGAATTAGCACAAATCAATGATGATAATTTCTTCCAACAACTAAAACTCAACATTCTTAACAATTTTAACTCTCCCGCAAAGCTAAATTTCGACAATTGTGAGACAATCAAAGAGGGAGTTGCAGAAGGTATTTTAGTTGGTGGCAATTTATCTAGTTTAGTAGCTTCCACTGCCACCCCTTATGAAATAAACTTCAAAAACAAAATATTATTTTTAGAAGATACTGATGAAGAATATTATCATATTGATAGATTATTAACCAACCTTTGTGATAGTAAAAAGATCTATGACAGCTCTGCCATTATATTTGGTGATTTCAATCTGATGGAATGCAAAAAACTTCACTATAATATTTCTCTTAAAGAATTGATTCTCTCTATTTTAACAGCATATAAGAAGCCTATTCTTTGGGGCTTGCCTGTTGGACATCAAAATTATAAAAATTATTTACCTATTGGCAGAAAAATAAATTTATCTTTAACTAAGAATAAAAAAGAAATAAGCTTTTTATAA
- a CDS encoding ParB/RepB/Spo0J family partition protein has product MNNMNLGKGLSELLGAELSSKDFDYQIQEIKLANIEAGKFQPRNSINKNELNSLAESIQEKGVLQPILVKFDDITQKYIIIAGERRFQASRQVGLNSVPALILDVSDQEAYEIALIENIQREKLNYIEEAQAIEKLIREYSYTQEQIAKKLGKSRTYISNMLRLLKLPEEIKNLLINDELSMGHARTLINSSNPLELAKEIMSNNLSVREAEELVKKSKNKKLVKTSQYDTQKQIYLDNIAAELSKLTELKVKIRHKNNKGRFLIEFSNNQQMDYIIEIFESLQQSIKEHS; this is encoded by the coding sequence ATGAATAATATGAATTTAGGCAAAGGTTTATCAGAGCTATTAGGAGCCGAACTTAGCAGCAAAGATTTTGACTATCAAATTCAAGAAATTAAACTAGCCAATATAGAGGCAGGAAAGTTTCAACCAAGAAATAGCATTAATAAAAACGAACTAAATAGTCTCGCTGAATCTATCCAAGAAAAAGGCGTCTTGCAGCCTATCTTAGTAAAATTTGATGATATTACACAAAAATATATAATTATTGCCGGCGAAAGAAGGTTCCAGGCTAGCAGACAAGTGGGGCTTAATTCTGTGCCCGCACTTATTTTGGATGTTAGTGATCAAGAAGCATATGAAATAGCCCTAATTGAAAATATTCAAAGAGAGAAGCTCAATTATATTGAGGAGGCGCAAGCTATTGAAAAGCTAATTCGAGAATATAGCTACACACAAGAACAAATAGCAAAAAAACTTGGTAAGAGCAGAACTTACATTTCTAATATGCTAAGACTCCTTAAGTTGCCAGAAGAAATTAAAAACTTACTTATCAATGACGAACTCAGCATGGGCCATGCTAGAACTCTTATTAACTCCTCTAACCCTCTAGAGCTAGCAAAGGAGATAATGTCTAATAACTTAAGCGTTAGAGAAGCAGAAGAGCTGGTTAAAAAAAGTAAGAATAAAAAGCTGGTTAAAACTAGTCAATATGACACGCAAAAACAGATTTATTTAGACAATATTGCGGCCGAATTGTCAAAACTTACTGAGCTTAAGGTTAAAATTAGACATAAAAACAATAAGGGTAGATTCTTAATAGAGTTTTCTAATAATCAACAAATGGATTACATTATTGAGATTTTCGAAAGTTTACAACAAAGTATAAAAGAGCATAGTTAA
- a CDS encoding ParA family protein: MEVIGIANQKGGVGKTTTCMNLAASLAVIGRKILIIDIDPQGNASTGMGIEPNERQKDIYGVLTNQCDINSAVKQTDLKNLDIISSTVDLAAAELSLAKQNKREYILKSHIKQLNKKYDYIIIDCPPSLNLLTINAMAAIDELIIPVQSEFFALEGLSHLLKTIKLIRKTINPQLKIKGILLTMYDRRNRISEQVAREIKKFLGDKLFKTIIPRNVKISEAPSFGKPVIAYDHNCKGAKAYVRLVKEILQQEKLKQKVTS, translated from the coding sequence ATGGAAGTAATAGGTATAGCAAATCAGAAAGGTGGCGTTGGCAAAACCACCACATGCATGAATCTTGCAGCATCTCTTGCGGTTATAGGTAGAAAAATCTTAATTATAGATATAGACCCGCAAGGTAACGCATCAACTGGCATGGGTATAGAACCTAACGAGCGCCAAAAAGATATCTATGGAGTTTTGACCAACCAATGCGACATAAACAGCGCCGTAAAACAAACTGATCTAAAAAACTTAGATATTATATCAAGTACTGTTGATCTGGCCGCTGCAGAATTGAGTCTTGCTAAGCAAAATAAACGCGAATATATTCTAAAATCACACATAAAACAGCTTAATAAAAAATATGATTATATCATAATTGACTGTCCACCTTCTTTGAATTTACTAACCATAAATGCAATGGCCGCGATTGATGAGTTAATTATTCCTGTGCAATCCGAATTTTTTGCTTTGGAAGGGCTAAGTCACCTACTTAAAACCATCAAACTTATTCGCAAAACAATAAATCCTCAGCTTAAAATAAAGGGTATATTGTTGACAATGTATGATCGCAGAAACAGAATATCAGAACAAGTAGCTAGAGAAATAAAAAAATTTCTTGGTGACAAATTATTTAAAACCATAATACCAAGAAATGTTAAAATATCTGAAGCACCTTCATTTGGTAAGCCAGTAATTGCATATGACCATAATTGCAAAGGGGCTAAAGCTTATGTAAGATTAGTAAAAGAAATACTGCAACAAGAAAAATTAAAACAAAAGGTTACATCATGA
- the rsmG gene encoding 16S rRNA (guanine(527)-N(7))-methyltransferase RsmG, producing MNNSMEIDYFNKLNEISDVSRETCKNLENYVTLLLEHNKKLNLIGSGTLPHIWQRHIIDSLQLAKYLSKDLTIVDFGSGAGLPGLILSIIGYDVVSVESIAKKANFQKEVAKQLGLKICVLNKRIEDVTIKNDYILTARAVAPLTKLFNLSSNLLNNKHKAVFMKGKNYKNEILDAEKSWQFNYKTYKSITSDESVILEISKLKWK from the coding sequence ATGAATAATAGTATGGAAATTGATTACTTTAATAAATTAAACGAGATTTCAGATGTTTCACGTGAAACATGCAAAAATCTTGAAAATTATGTAACTCTATTATTAGAGCATAATAAGAAACTAAACCTAATAGGGTCTGGCACACTCCCTCATATATGGCAACGCCATATTATAGACTCTTTGCAACTAGCTAAATATCTAAGCAAAGACCTGACTATTGTAGATTTTGGCTCTGGCGCTGGCTTGCCCGGCCTTATATTAAGTATTATTGGCTATGATGTTGTGTCTGTTGAATCTATTGCCAAAAAAGCCAATTTTCAAAAAGAAGTAGCTAAACAGCTGGGTCTAAAGATATGCGTACTTAACAAGCGCATCGAAGATGTAACGATTAAAAACGATTATATTTTAACCGCAAGAGCTGTAGCACCTTTAACGAAACTCTTTAATTTAAGCTCTAATTTACTTAATAATAAACACAAAGCTGTCTTTATGAAGGGAAAGAACTATAAAAACGAGATTCTAGATGCAGAAAAATCCTGGCAATTTAACTACAAAACATATAAAAGTATAACTTCAGATGAAAGTGTCATTTTAGAGATTAGTAAGTTAAAATGGAAGTAA
- a CDS encoding prepilin-type N-terminal cleavage/methylation domain-containing protein produces MKGFSLLELSIAIAIMALLMAGVSVGGSILESAQVLSVAKRVKEVDLAVFNFKEKYGSYPGDFSDAYRYFAYDSDDICGEESQCNGDDDGYIEVGEKYSSETYRLWQHLELAGVIKGSYSGVWGVDQYYMESDFDSILTVKQEEDYGNVIKLGSFVSVSGGTSDGGAFLPLIAERIDQKLDDSSPVKGQLRGGHGFLGGDESDDANYDQNCHDETNYKVAYEESSSCNIFFILY; encoded by the coding sequence ATGAAGGGTTTTAGTTTGCTAGAGTTGTCAATTGCGATTGCAATTATGGCGTTATTAATGGCGGGAGTATCTGTGGGGGGTAGTATTTTAGAAAGCGCGCAAGTTTTGTCGGTAGCAAAGCGTGTTAAGGAGGTTGATTTGGCGGTGTTTAATTTTAAAGAGAAATATGGAAGCTACCCAGGCGATTTTAGTGATGCATATCGTTATTTTGCCTATGATTCTGATGATATTTGTGGAGAGGAAAGTCAGTGTAATGGAGATGATGATGGTTATATAGAAGTGGGTGAAAAATATAGTAGTGAGACATATAGATTGTGGCAGCATTTAGAGTTGGCTGGTGTAATTAAGGGTAGTTATAGTGGTGTTTGGGGTGTGGATCAATATTATATGGAGAGTGATTTTGATTCTATTTTAACGGTTAAGCAAGAAGAAGATTATGGTAATGTCATAAAGCTTGGTTCATTTGTTAGTGTCTCGGGCGGTACTAGTGATGGTGGCGCTTTTCTGCCCTTAATTGCAGAGAGAATAGATCAAAAGTTAGATGATTCGAGTCCGGTTAAAGGTCAATTAAGGGGTGGGCATGGTTTTTTAGGAGGGGACGAGTCTGATGATGCTAATTATGATCAGAATTGTCATGATGAGACAAATTATAAAGTTGCTTATGAGGAGAGTAGCTCCTGTAATATATTCTTCATTTTATATTAA
- a CDS encoding peptidoglycan DD-metalloendopeptidase family protein, with translation MRLYSKIIILLIFISSCSQDIAPISYKGHLHYGKKGIEPIKITKPTPKITKAKHKKNLKANQILINNGDNLYVVAKKHKVTTRQLIDSNNLKPPYILQPGQILDLPNKRKTHVVVNGQSLTVIARKYNVSLSELAQLNNLKTNSNIKIGRVLLIPYNAKPSHKKHIVSNIFKGKIKLSKPLNGNIIKKFGPGKNGTHNDGINIAAPLGTEVKAAADGKIVYVGNELRGYGNLIIIKHSGNILTAYAHSNEVIVAKNQTVKKGEKIATVGATGNVSSPQLHFGVRQGRKAVDPVSYF, from the coding sequence ATGAGACTTTACAGCAAAATTATTATTTTACTCATTTTCATCAGCTCATGTAGCCAAGATATTGCGCCAATTAGCTATAAAGGTCATCTGCATTATGGCAAAAAAGGTATTGAACCTATAAAAATCACCAAACCAACACCCAAAATAACTAAAGCAAAACATAAAAAAAACCTAAAAGCTAACCAGATACTAATAAATAACGGCGACAATCTATATGTAGTTGCAAAAAAGCATAAAGTTACCACCAGACAATTAATAGATAGTAACAACCTTAAGCCCCCCTACATATTGCAACCAGGGCAGATATTAGATTTACCAAATAAAAGAAAAACACATGTGGTGGTAAATGGCCAAAGCCTAACCGTAATTGCGCGGAAATATAATGTAAGCCTGAGTGAACTAGCTCAACTTAACAATCTTAAAACTAATAGTAACATTAAAATAGGTAGAGTGCTACTTATACCTTATAACGCTAAACCTTCACATAAAAAACATATTGTATCAAATATTTTTAAAGGCAAAATCAAACTTAGCAAACCACTAAATGGTAATATTATTAAGAAATTTGGACCTGGAAAAAATGGTACTCATAATGATGGTATAAATATAGCAGCTCCGCTTGGTACTGAGGTAAAGGCTGCAGCCGATGGCAAAATTGTTTATGTAGGAAATGAGCTCAGAGGTTATGGTAATCTGATAATTATTAAACATAGTGGCAATATTTTAACTGCATATGCACATAGTAACGAAGTTATTGTTGCTAAAAATCAAACAGTCAAAAAAGGTGAAAAAATAGCCACTGTTGGAGCTACAGGAAATGTCTCTTCACCCCAGCTGCATTTTGGGGTAAGACAAGGCAGAAAAGCTGTAGACCCAGTTAGTTATTTTTAA